A single genomic interval of Carassius auratus strain Wakin chromosome 30, ASM336829v1, whole genome shotgun sequence harbors:
- the LOC113049636 gene encoding pre T-cell antigen receptor alpha-like yields the protein MLPTLLTTTMLFTMGSDAVPFAILSPPFHTDLNGLTILVCVVHDIHRAELEVAWISSGTRGTNPPVSNLLQGHIQSAMSVISVPSSEWMSYTCFVSHRGSDQLLHRHYAGFPMETTGMADDEETFDTCLDHQSSFFEEVRANGDLLFVEALRILLIKITIFDILMTVQAVIK from the exons ATGCTTCCTACCCTCCTCACCACCACCATGCTTTTTACAA TGGGATCTGATGCTGTCCCTTTTGCCATCTTATCTCCACCATTTCATACTGATCTCAACGGCTTGACCATCCTGGTGTGTGTGGTCCATGACATTCATCGAGCAGAGCTGGAGGTCGCCTGGATTTCTAGTGGCACCAGAGGAACTAATCCGCCAGTCTCGAACTTGCTCCAAGGACACATTCAGAGCGCAATGTCTGTTATATCTGTGCCCTCGAGTGAATGGATGTCCTACACCTGCTTTGTGAGTCACAGAGGCTCCGATCAACTCCTGCACAGACATTATGCTGGATTCCCAATGGAGACGACCG GAATGGCTGACGATGAAGAAACCTTTGATACGTGTTTGGACCATCAAAGCAGTTTTTTCGAAG AGGTCCGAGCAAACGGAGATCTATTATTTGTTGAAGCTCTCAGGATTCTCCTCATCAAAATCACCATTTTCGACATTTTAATGACAGTGCAGGCCGTCATAAAGTG A
- the lnpep gene encoding leucyl-cystinyl aminopeptidase isoform X2 — MDPFESERAPQPRNMIENSMFEEEPDVVDLAKESPSYPIDSDDVVYEPRSSRLLVRGLGENDLDEDEEDYESSARLLGMSFMNRSSNLRSAASSYTRQQHSGPCPMPSTKTMVMGGVVLALVVSMVLVLYFLLGCSFTTAGCQKTNSTMDHIYPNSTNGEPFPWAELRLPLSVYPVHYNISLHPNLTLMTFQGSVSILVQVLNETKNIVLHSSDMNITKATFEGKEVHFLEYKPWQQIAFKFPEDLKKGRYVLKINYTASFSSSYDGFYNSSYVDTNGIKRVLAATQFEPLAARKAFPCFDEPAFKSNFTIKMTRERKYLSLSNMPKVKTTDLKNGLEEDEFEKSVHMSTYLVAFIVADFISVSKNVSNTMVSVYAVPDKKEQVQYALDTACKLLDFYNTFFNYHYPLSKLDLVAIPDFLAGAMENWGLITFRETTLLVGSNSSSIDKQLVTSVIAHELAHQWFGNLVTMQWWNDLWLNEGFATYMQYMSVQTLFPDLDIDTEFLNVRFKALAKDALNSSHPVSTVVSTPEQVAEMFDSVSYEKGASILLMLNATLRDGEFRKGVIGYLQKYQLSNTESKNLWNSLSQVSKQNLSVSEMMNTWTVLKGFPLVTVKRSGTQVTLTQEHFLLNAENRTDDSLWHIPLTYVTDKCSVLRSCKQVVHLKEKTATLKLPDQVKWLKFNFMGDGFYIVHYEEGWTDLIDALKKDVNVLTCKDRAALINNIFALSRSGKVSFKQVLNLMNYIKNETETAPLTEALFQLGQIFRLLDKRSELNLASRMTHYIEEHFGGLMESQSWDLETSVSNMTLRSALLEMACSLNIGNCSTRAQHLFEQWLASNKTSQIPSDLMRTVFKVAAQTEEGWVELFGVYEKSINDPVKRKTLEALASTQDVRKIIMILQKSLDGSEIQTQEFPLVINTICKSFAGYLYAWDFVKENWDKITQKFPVGSFAIQSIIMSATSQFSTKTHLEEAQNFFTSLGAKGSQMRTVQEAIETIKLNMRWIENNLNTLQTWL, encoded by the exons ATGGATCCGTTTGAAAGCG AAAGAGCTCCACAGCCCAGGAACATGATCGAGAACAGCATGTTTGAGGAAGAGCCAGATGTGGTGGATTTGGCGAAGGAGTCCCCATCCTACCCCATCGACTCGGACGATGTGGTTTATGAACCCCGCAGCTCGCGACTGTTAGTCCGGGGCCTTGGAGAAAACGACctggatgaagacgaggaagatTACGAATCGTCTGCCCGTCTTCTTGGAATGTCCTTCATGAATCGCAGTTCCAACCTGCGCAGCGCTGCCTCATCCTACACCCGCCAGCAGCATTCTGGGCCGTGCCCCATGCCTTCGACTAAGACTATGGTGATGGGTGGTGTTGTCCTGGCTCTGGTGGTCTCCATGGTATTGGTCCTCTACTTCCTGCTAGGCTGCTCTTTCACCACAGCGGGCTGCCAGAAGACCAATTCAACCATGGACCACATCTATCCCAATTCCACAAACGGTGAACCTTTCCCATGGGCCGAGTTGAGGTTACCGCTCAGTGTGTATCCTGTGCATTACAATATTTCACTCCATCCCAACCTGACCCTCATGACCTTCCAAGGCAGTGTATCCATCTTAGTGCAAGTCTTGAATGAAACAAAGAATATTGTCCTCCACAGCTCTGATATGAACATAACCAAGGCCACTTTTGAAGGCAAAGAGGTCCACTTCCTGGAGTACAAACCTTGGCAGCAAATCGCCTTCAAATTTCCAGAAGATCTTAAGAAGGGACGATATGTTTTGAAGATTAACTACACGGCAAGCTTCTCCAGCAGCTATGATGGCTTCTACAACAGTTCATATGTCGACACAAATGGTATAAAAAG AGTTTTGGCTGCTACTCAGTTTGAGCCCTTGGCAGCCCGCAAGGCGTTTCCTTGTTTTGACGAGCCAGCTTTCAAATCAAATTTTACAATTAAGATGACCAGAGAAAGAAAGTACCTCAGCCTTTCAAACATGCCCAAG gtcaAAACCACAGATTTAAAAAATGGGCTTGAAGAAGATGAGTTTGAGAAAAGTGTTCATATGAGCACTTACCTAGTTGCATTTATTGTGGCTGATTTCATCAGCGTCAGTAAAAACGTCTCTAATACTATG GTGTCTGTCTATGCTGTTCCAGACAAAAAGGAACAAGTGCAGTATGCTTTGGACACAGCTTGCAAACTGCTGGACTTCTACAATACGTTCTTTAACTACCATTACCCGTTAAGCAAACTGG ATCTAGTGGCTATTCCTGACTTCCTCGCCGGAGCCATGGAGAACTGGGGACTGATCACATTCCGCGAGACCACTTTGCTTGTAGGGAGTAATTCCTCTTCTATAGACAAGCAACTGGTGACCTCTGTCATTGCTCATGAACTTGCCCACCAG TGGTTTGGAAATCTGGTCACTATGCAATGGTGGAACGATCTTTGGCTGAATGAAGGATTTGCAACCTACATGCAGTACATGTCAGTTCAAACCCTGTTCCCAGACCTTGACATA GACACTGAATTCTTAAATGTTCGCTTTAAAGCGTTGGCCAAAGATGCATTGAACTCATCCCACCCAGTGTCTACTGTGGTGAGCACCCCTGAGCAGGTGGCAGAGATGTTTGACTCTGTGTCTTATGAGAAG GGGGCTTCGATATTGCTGATGCTCAATGCAACACTGAGAGATGGGGAGTTTCGAAAAGGAGTGATTGGGTACTTACAAAAGTATCAACTATCAAACACAGAAAGTAAAAACTTATGGAACAGTCTTTCCCAG GTGAGCAAACAAAACTTGAGTGTATCTGAGATGATGAACACCTGGACTGTTCTTAAGGGCTTTCCTCTCGTCACGGTGAAGAGAAGTGGCACTCAGGTGACACTGACTCAGGAACATTTCCTTCTGAATGCTGAAAACCGCACGGACGACAG CTTGTGGCATATTCCCCTGACGTACGTGACCGACAAATGTAGTGTTCTCCGCTCCTGCAAGCAAGTGGTCCATCTCAAGGAGAAAACGG CCACGTTAAAGCTTCCAGATCAAGTGAAGTGGTTGAAGTTCAACTTCATGGGTGATGGCTTCTACATAGTACATTATGAAGAGGGATGGACGGACTTGATCGATGCCTTGAAGAAGGATGTGAATGTCCTCACCTGTAAAGACAGAGCAGCTCTCATCAACAACATCTTTGCTCTCTCCAG ATCGGGCAAGGTGTCTTTCAAACAGGTCTTAAATCTGATGAATTACATCAAAAATGAGACCGAGACGGCTCCTCTGACCGAAGCTCTCTTCCAGCTTGGACAGATCTTCAGGTTGCTGGACAAAAGATCCGAGTTGAACTTGGCCTCTAGAATGACG CATTACATTGAGGAGCATTTTGGAGGTTTAATGGAGAGTCAGTCATGGGATCTGGAAACTTCGGTGTCAAATATGACGCTCCGGTCTGCCCTGCTGGAGATGGCATGTTCTCTTAACATCGGTAACTGCTCGACACGGGCCCAGCATCTGTTCGAGCAGTGGCTCGCTTCCAACAAGACTTCTCA GATTCCCAGTGATCTCATGCGAACAGTCTTCAAAGTTGCTGCTCAGACAGAGGAAGGATGGGTTGAGCTTTTCGGTGTGTATGAAAAATCCATCAATGACCCAGTGAAGCGCAAGACATTGGAAGCTTTGGCCAGCACTCAGGATGTGCGGAAAATCATAAT GATTCTACAGAAAAGTCTTGATGGGAGTGAGATTCAAACTCAAGAGTTTCCTTTGGTCATCAACACAATTTGCAAGAGCTTTGCTGGCTACCTCTACGCTTGGGATTTTGTGAAGGAGAACTGGGATAAAATCACTCAGAA ATTTCCTGTCGGATCCTTTGCCATTCAGAGCATCATCATGTCCGCAACCAGTCAGTTTTCCACAAAAACACATCTCGAGGAG GCCCAGAACTTCTTCACTTCTCTGGGGGCGAAAGGTTCTCAGATGAGGACCGTGCAGGAGGCCATTGAGACCATTAAGCTGAACATGCGATGGATTGAGAATAACTTGAACACGCTGCAGACCTGGTTATAG
- the LOC113049635 gene encoding RGM domain family member B-like, giving the protein MGMGRAGPYYPGAERLISPLLHLLVLCTFSSLTHIGESQVQTPQCRIQKCTTDFVSLTSHLNPSLDGFDIEFCKALRAYSACTQRTSKSCRGNLVFHSAMLGISDLMSQRNCSKDGPTSSTHPVIPIEPCNYHSRHHQASRPGTGTGAPEHPRPTYLFCGLFGDPHLRTFKDHFQTCKVEGAWPLIDNNYLSVQVTNVPVVYGSSATATNKITVIFKPYQECTDQKVYQAVTDDLPAAFVDGTISGGDSETRSIWILEKSPGQHVEIHAAYIGVTIIIRQQGRYLTLAVRMPEEFAMAFDETQDLQLCMNGCPTSERIDQEGQLQMPMLGLQQASFQQQARVEAQRGLFTLESASRKCREQLEVKDIYFHSCVFDLLTTGDANFTTAAYYALKDMETLHPKREHWHIFPNSATGLRPFSLLLNALLTSFLITVLL; this is encoded by the exons atgggtatgGGGAGAGCAGGACCTTACTACCCCGGGGCTGAGCGCCTCATCTCTCCGCTACTGCATCTGCTAGTGCTGTGCACCTTCTCCTCTCTCACTCACATAG GTGAGAGCCAGGTCCAGACCCCGCAGTGCCGTATCCAGAAGTGCACCACTGACTTTGTCTCTCTCACTTCTCATCTTAACCCTTCACTGGATGGCTTTGATATTGAGTTCTGCAAGGCGCTGCGAGCCTATTCCGCCTGCACCCAGCGCACATCCAAGAGCTGCAGGGGTAACCTGGTCTTCCACTCTGCCATGCTGGGCATCAGTGACCTCATGAGCCAGAGGAACTGCTCCAAAGACGGCCCCACGTCGTCTACCCATCCCGTCATCCCTATTGAGCCATGCAACTATCACAGCCGTCATCACCAAGCATCACGGCCCGGAACAGGGACTGGGGCTCCAGAGCACCCACGACCAACCTACCTGTTCTGTGGCCTGTTTGGGGACCCTCATCTAAGAACTTTCAAAGACCATTTTCAGACCTGTAAGGTTGAAGGGGCATGGCCCCTGATTGATAACAATTACCTGTCAGTGCAGGTCACAAATGTTCCAGTGGTATACGGATCCAGTGCCACAGCAACCAATAAG ATCACAGTAATCTTCAAACCATACCAAGAATGCACGGACCAGAAGGTCTACCAGGCCGTAACAGACGACCTTCCAGCCGCTTTTGTGGACGGCACCATCAGCGGGGGCGATAGTGAGACCCGCAGCATCTGGATCCTGGAGAAGTCACCAGGTCAGCACGTAGAGATCCACGCCGCGTACATCGGTGTCACCATCATCATACGCCAGCAGGGCCGCTACCTGACGCTAGCCGTGCGAATGCCGGAAGAGTTTGCCATGGCCTTCGACGAAACGCAGGACCTGCAGCTCTGCATGAACGGTTGTCCCACTTCAGAACGCATCGACCAAGAGGGACAACTTCAGATGCCCATGCTGGGCCTCCAGCAAGCCAGCTTTCAGCAGCAGGCGAGGGTCgaagcccagagagggctcttcACCCTCGAAAGCGCCTCCAGGAAGTGCAGGGAGCAACTGGAGGTTAAGGACATCTATTTCCACTCCTGCGTGTTTGACCTGCTCACCACAGGAGATGCGAACTTCACCACTGCTGCCTACTATGCCCTGAAGGACATGGAGACTCTGCACCCCAAGAGGGAGCACTGGCATATTTTCCCCAACTCAGCCACTGGGCTGAGGCCGTTTTCATTGCTCCTCAATGCACTGCTAACCAGCTTCCTCATCACTGTGCTTTTATAA
- the LOC113049634 gene encoding endoplasmic reticulum aminopeptidase 2-like, producing the protein MHLLLVILLILESQFCVQSSDSNSPAGDNLATNGLPFPWSKVRLPNYIVPVHYHLLIHPNLTTLMFNGSVTIEIDVKNNTNWVVLHSKNLKIFTATVLDEYEAHLSDKVLSVLEYPAHEQIAIFSPKILTSGEKYFLYLEFGAPLSDGFYGFYKSTYRTKAGETRVLASTHFEPTSARMALPCFDEPIFKANYTVRIRRGPSHIALSNMPLEQTVEIGNGLFEDQFEVSVKMSTYLLAFIVCDFRSVTGMTATGINISIYAVPEKWHQTHYALEAALRLLEFYEQYFNILYPLPKLDLIAIPDFQSGAMENWGLTTYRETSLLYDPDISSASDKLWVTLVIGHELAHQWFGNLVTMEWWNDIWLNEGFARYMEFVSLEAVYPELKVEDHFLDTCFGAIGRDSLNSSRPISSLAENPTQIKEMFDTVSYDKGACILHMLRNFLTNEGFQSGIIRYLRRFRYSNARNEDLWDSLIKTCSEEEFTAGEYCYSSTQATKNAYRFAGEHIDLKKMMYTWTLQKGIPLVTLRREGRRLYVGQERFLKIALPNDPSWNSLQEGYLWHIPLTYKTSHSEHEMKHLLTTKSDVLMLDEEVDWVKLNTDMNGYYIVHYDEEGWNCLTELLRVNHTALSFKDRASLIHNAFQLVTAGRLSLDRALDLIGYLKSETHNVPLLQGLGYLQSFYKLIEKRHIADVTHNLKTYILRYFRDVIDKQTWSDDGTVSDRRLRESVLSLACDFHYPPCLEKAKQLYNSWVESNGTVSLPTDVSKTVYMVGAQDDSGWAYLLEKYGVSMCETEKSKFLSALASSKDSKKLSRLLQLGMGGTVIKTQNLPSLIYMVARNPVGHFLAWDFVKKHWNELVEKFPLGSFGIRSIIVGTVTQFSSTEELREVEVFFKSITEQVSQLRVIQVATENVEKNIMWLTRNLETMRTWLQQRLN; encoded by the exons atgCATCTGTTGCTTGTAATCCTGCTCATTCTGGAGTCCCAGTTTTGTGTCCAGTCTTCTGACAGCAATAGTCCTGCAGGGGATAACCTGGCAACAAATGGCCTCCCTTTCCCTTGGAGTAAAGTGCGCCTGCCAAACTACATAGTGCCTGTACATTATCATCTACTTATTCATCCCAATCTCACCACCCTGATGTTCAATGGTTCTGTGACGATTGAAATTGatgtcaaaaacaacacaaactggGTGGTGCTGCACAGCAAGAACCTCAAGATCTTCACCGCCACTGTTCTGGACGAGTACGAGGCCCATCTGTCAGACAAAGTGCTCTCGGTGCTGGAATATCCTGCACATGAACAGATTGCCATCTTCTCCCCAAAGATTCTGACCTCTGGGGAAAAATACTTCCTGTATTTGGAATTTGGCGCACCATTAAGTGATGGCTTCTATGGATTTTATAAGAGTACATATAGAACAAAAGCAGGGGAGACAAG GGTCCTGGCATCCACCCACTTTGAGCCAACATCTGCCCGAATGGCACTACCATGTTTCGATGAGCCCATTTTCAAAGCTAATTACACTGTCAGAATAAGGAGGGGCCCGTCACACATAGCTTTGTCCAACATGCCATTA GAACAAACTGTGGAAATCGGCAATGGTCTGTTTGAGGACCAGTTTGAAGTGAGTGTGAAGATGAGTACGTACCTGCTGGCTTTCATTGTCTGTGACTTCAGATCTGTCACTGGGATGACTGCAACCGGAATTAAT ATTTCTATTTATGCAGTTCCAGAGAAATGGCATCAGACACACTATGCTCTTGAGGCTGCTTTGAGGCTTTTGGAGTTTTATGAACAATATTTCAACATACTTTATCCGCTGCCAAAATTGG ACCTGATAGCGATTCCAGATTTCCAGTCAGGAGCAATGGAGAACTGGGGCTTGACTACTTATAGGGAGACGTCTCTTCTGTACGACCCTGACATCTCATCAGCCTCCGATAAGCTCTGGGTTACACTGGTGATAGGACACGAGCTGGCCCATCag TGGTTTGGTAACCTGGTGACCATGGAGTGGTGGAATGACATATGGCTGAATGAAGGCTTTGCCCGATATATGGAATTTGTCTCACTTGAAGCAGTATATCCAGAGCTTAAAGTT GAGGACCACTTCCTGGACACCTGTTTCGGGGCTATTGGACGGGATTCTCTAAATTCTTCCAGGCCAATTTCCAGTTTAGCTGAGAACCCTACTCAGATAAAGGAAATGTTTGATACAGTGTCATATGATAAG GGAGCATGCATTCTCCATATGCTGAGGAATTTCTTGACAAACGAAGGCTTTCAGAGTGGCATAATTCGGTACCTTCGGAGGTTCAGGTACAGCAATGCCAGGAATGAAGACCTGTGGGACAGCCTTATTAAA ACGTGTTCTGAGGAGGAATTTACAGCAGGAGAATACTGTTACAGCAGTACCCAAGCCACTAAAAATGCG TATCGTTTTGCTGGGGAGCATATAGACCTGAAGAAAATGATGTATACGTGGACTTTACAAAAGGGCATACCGCTGGTCACCCTGAGGCGGGAAGGCAGGAGACTTTATGTTGGGCAAGAGCGCTTCTTAAAGATAGCCCTGCCCAATGATCCCTCATGGAATTCACTTCAAGAAGG CTACCTGTGGCACATCCCTTTGACATACAAAACAAGCCACTCTGAGCATGAGATGAAGCACTTATTGACCACAAAATCAG ATGTGCTGATGCTAGATGAAGAAGTTGACTGGGTGAAGCTCAACACTGACATGAATGGATATTATATTGTCCATTATGATGAAGAGGGCTGGAACTGCCTGACGGAGCTGCTGAGAGTAAACCACACTGCTCTGAGCTTTAAGGACAGAGCCAGCCTCATTCATAACGCCTTCCAGCTGGTCAC TGCAGGACGACTGTCACTAGACAGAGCTTTAGATTTGATCGGTTACTTGAAGTCTGAGACCCACAATGTTCCTCTCCTGCAAGGGCTTGGCTATCTGCAATCCTTCTACAAGCTTATAGAGAAGAGACACATAGCTGACGTTACTCATAATCTGAAG ACCTACATCTTGCGGTATTTCAGAGATGTGATTGACAAGCAGACGTGGAGTGATGATGGGACAGTCTCAGACCGGAGACTGCGGGAATCGGTTCTTTCCCTTGCATGTGATTTCCATTATCCACCTTGTTTGGAAAAGGCTAAGCAGCTCTATAATAGCTGGGTGGAATCCAATGGTACAGTCAG CTTACCCACTGATGTGTCTAAGACGGTTTACATGGTTGGAGCCCAGGATGACAGCGGTTGGGCCTACCTTCTGGAAAAGTATGGTGTGTCCATGTGTGAGACAGAGAAGAGCAAATTTCTCTCAGCTTTAGCAAGCAGCAAGGACTCTAAAAAACTATCAAG ATTATTACAGCTTGGAATGGGtggaactgtaataaaaacacagaatttacCCAGTCTCATATACATGGTGGCCAGAAATCCAGTGGGCCATTTTCTAGCATGGGATTTCGTAAAGAAACATTGGAATGAACTGGTAGAAAA GTTCCCACTGGGGTCTTTTGGAATCCGAAGTATAATTGTAGGCACTGTAACTCAGTTCTCATCCACTGAAGAGTTGAGAGAG GTCGAGGTTTTCTTCAAGTCCATCACAGAGCAGGTATCTCAGCTGCGTGTCATACAGGTGGCCACAGAAAACGTGGAGAAGAACATTATGTGGCTCACAAGGAATCTAGAGACCATGAGGACTTGGTTGCAGCAAAGACTCAACTAA
- the lnpep gene encoding leucyl-cystinyl aminopeptidase isoform X1, which produces MESANHLNQQEYGAIERAPQPRNMIENSMFEEEPDVVDLAKESPSYPIDSDDVVYEPRSSRLLVRGLGENDLDEDEEDYESSARLLGMSFMNRSSNLRSAASSYTRQQHSGPCPMPSTKTMVMGGVVLALVVSMVLVLYFLLGCSFTTAGCQKTNSTMDHIYPNSTNGEPFPWAELRLPLSVYPVHYNISLHPNLTLMTFQGSVSILVQVLNETKNIVLHSSDMNITKATFEGKEVHFLEYKPWQQIAFKFPEDLKKGRYVLKINYTASFSSSYDGFYNSSYVDTNGIKRVLAATQFEPLAARKAFPCFDEPAFKSNFTIKMTRERKYLSLSNMPKVKTTDLKNGLEEDEFEKSVHMSTYLVAFIVADFISVSKNVSNTMVSVYAVPDKKEQVQYALDTACKLLDFYNTFFNYHYPLSKLDLVAIPDFLAGAMENWGLITFRETTLLVGSNSSSIDKQLVTSVIAHELAHQWFGNLVTMQWWNDLWLNEGFATYMQYMSVQTLFPDLDIDTEFLNVRFKALAKDALNSSHPVSTVVSTPEQVAEMFDSVSYEKGASILLMLNATLRDGEFRKGVIGYLQKYQLSNTESKNLWNSLSQVSKQNLSVSEMMNTWTVLKGFPLVTVKRSGTQVTLTQEHFLLNAENRTDDSLWHIPLTYVTDKCSVLRSCKQVVHLKEKTATLKLPDQVKWLKFNFMGDGFYIVHYEEGWTDLIDALKKDVNVLTCKDRAALINNIFALSRSGKVSFKQVLNLMNYIKNETETAPLTEALFQLGQIFRLLDKRSELNLASRMTHYIEEHFGGLMESQSWDLETSVSNMTLRSALLEMACSLNIGNCSTRAQHLFEQWLASNKTSQIPSDLMRTVFKVAAQTEEGWVELFGVYEKSINDPVKRKTLEALASTQDVRKIIMILQKSLDGSEIQTQEFPLVINTICKSFAGYLYAWDFVKENWDKITQKFPVGSFAIQSIIMSATSQFSTKTHLEEAQNFFTSLGAKGSQMRTVQEAIETIKLNMRWIENNLNTLQTWL; this is translated from the exons ATGGAATCGGCAAACCATTTAAATCAGCAGGAATATGGAGCTATTg AAAGAGCTCCACAGCCCAGGAACATGATCGAGAACAGCATGTTTGAGGAAGAGCCAGATGTGGTGGATTTGGCGAAGGAGTCCCCATCCTACCCCATCGACTCGGACGATGTGGTTTATGAACCCCGCAGCTCGCGACTGTTAGTCCGGGGCCTTGGAGAAAACGACctggatgaagacgaggaagatTACGAATCGTCTGCCCGTCTTCTTGGAATGTCCTTCATGAATCGCAGTTCCAACCTGCGCAGCGCTGCCTCATCCTACACCCGCCAGCAGCATTCTGGGCCGTGCCCCATGCCTTCGACTAAGACTATGGTGATGGGTGGTGTTGTCCTGGCTCTGGTGGTCTCCATGGTATTGGTCCTCTACTTCCTGCTAGGCTGCTCTTTCACCACAGCGGGCTGCCAGAAGACCAATTCAACCATGGACCACATCTATCCCAATTCCACAAACGGTGAACCTTTCCCATGGGCCGAGTTGAGGTTACCGCTCAGTGTGTATCCTGTGCATTACAATATTTCACTCCATCCCAACCTGACCCTCATGACCTTCCAAGGCAGTGTATCCATCTTAGTGCAAGTCTTGAATGAAACAAAGAATATTGTCCTCCACAGCTCTGATATGAACATAACCAAGGCCACTTTTGAAGGCAAAGAGGTCCACTTCCTGGAGTACAAACCTTGGCAGCAAATCGCCTTCAAATTTCCAGAAGATCTTAAGAAGGGACGATATGTTTTGAAGATTAACTACACGGCAAGCTTCTCCAGCAGCTATGATGGCTTCTACAACAGTTCATATGTCGACACAAATGGTATAAAAAG AGTTTTGGCTGCTACTCAGTTTGAGCCCTTGGCAGCCCGCAAGGCGTTTCCTTGTTTTGACGAGCCAGCTTTCAAATCAAATTTTACAATTAAGATGACCAGAGAAAGAAAGTACCTCAGCCTTTCAAACATGCCCAAG gtcaAAACCACAGATTTAAAAAATGGGCTTGAAGAAGATGAGTTTGAGAAAAGTGTTCATATGAGCACTTACCTAGTTGCATTTATTGTGGCTGATTTCATCAGCGTCAGTAAAAACGTCTCTAATACTATG GTGTCTGTCTATGCTGTTCCAGACAAAAAGGAACAAGTGCAGTATGCTTTGGACACAGCTTGCAAACTGCTGGACTTCTACAATACGTTCTTTAACTACCATTACCCGTTAAGCAAACTGG ATCTAGTGGCTATTCCTGACTTCCTCGCCGGAGCCATGGAGAACTGGGGACTGATCACATTCCGCGAGACCACTTTGCTTGTAGGGAGTAATTCCTCTTCTATAGACAAGCAACTGGTGACCTCTGTCATTGCTCATGAACTTGCCCACCAG TGGTTTGGAAATCTGGTCACTATGCAATGGTGGAACGATCTTTGGCTGAATGAAGGATTTGCAACCTACATGCAGTACATGTCAGTTCAAACCCTGTTCCCAGACCTTGACATA GACACTGAATTCTTAAATGTTCGCTTTAAAGCGTTGGCCAAAGATGCATTGAACTCATCCCACCCAGTGTCTACTGTGGTGAGCACCCCTGAGCAGGTGGCAGAGATGTTTGACTCTGTGTCTTATGAGAAG GGGGCTTCGATATTGCTGATGCTCAATGCAACACTGAGAGATGGGGAGTTTCGAAAAGGAGTGATTGGGTACTTACAAAAGTATCAACTATCAAACACAGAAAGTAAAAACTTATGGAACAGTCTTTCCCAG GTGAGCAAACAAAACTTGAGTGTATCTGAGATGATGAACACCTGGACTGTTCTTAAGGGCTTTCCTCTCGTCACGGTGAAGAGAAGTGGCACTCAGGTGACACTGACTCAGGAACATTTCCTTCTGAATGCTGAAAACCGCACGGACGACAG CTTGTGGCATATTCCCCTGACGTACGTGACCGACAAATGTAGTGTTCTCCGCTCCTGCAAGCAAGTGGTCCATCTCAAGGAGAAAACGG CCACGTTAAAGCTTCCAGATCAAGTGAAGTGGTTGAAGTTCAACTTCATGGGTGATGGCTTCTACATAGTACATTATGAAGAGGGATGGACGGACTTGATCGATGCCTTGAAGAAGGATGTGAATGTCCTCACCTGTAAAGACAGAGCAGCTCTCATCAACAACATCTTTGCTCTCTCCAG ATCGGGCAAGGTGTCTTTCAAACAGGTCTTAAATCTGATGAATTACATCAAAAATGAGACCGAGACGGCTCCTCTGACCGAAGCTCTCTTCCAGCTTGGACAGATCTTCAGGTTGCTGGACAAAAGATCCGAGTTGAACTTGGCCTCTAGAATGACG CATTACATTGAGGAGCATTTTGGAGGTTTAATGGAGAGTCAGTCATGGGATCTGGAAACTTCGGTGTCAAATATGACGCTCCGGTCTGCCCTGCTGGAGATGGCATGTTCTCTTAACATCGGTAACTGCTCGACACGGGCCCAGCATCTGTTCGAGCAGTGGCTCGCTTCCAACAAGACTTCTCA GATTCCCAGTGATCTCATGCGAACAGTCTTCAAAGTTGCTGCTCAGACAGAGGAAGGATGGGTTGAGCTTTTCGGTGTGTATGAAAAATCCATCAATGACCCAGTGAAGCGCAAGACATTGGAAGCTTTGGCCAGCACTCAGGATGTGCGGAAAATCATAAT GATTCTACAGAAAAGTCTTGATGGGAGTGAGATTCAAACTCAAGAGTTTCCTTTGGTCATCAACACAATTTGCAAGAGCTTTGCTGGCTACCTCTACGCTTGGGATTTTGTGAAGGAGAACTGGGATAAAATCACTCAGAA ATTTCCTGTCGGATCCTTTGCCATTCAGAGCATCATCATGTCCGCAACCAGTCAGTTTTCCACAAAAACACATCTCGAGGAG GCCCAGAACTTCTTCACTTCTCTGGGGGCGAAAGGTTCTCAGATGAGGACCGTGCAGGAGGCCATTGAGACCATTAAGCTGAACATGCGATGGATTGAGAATAACTTGAACACGCTGCAGACCTGGTTATAG